The Oceanispirochaeta sp. genome includes the window AAGGCTCTGGGAGCGGGACAGGTGGATATTTATGGTGTGACTGGTCCGGATCCTTTCGGTGAAACCGTAAAGTCCATCCTGCTGAAATACGGTGTTTCCTGCTCTCATATACAGACACAGAAGCAGCACTGGCATACCCATGTGTATCATAAATTCTACAGGGATTCCCGGGAGGAACCGCGTTGTGATATTGGTAACTTTAACATTGTCAGCCCTGAGACAGTGGAATCTCTCCTTCATGATATTGAATCCAATGCATCAAATTATCAGGCCATCATCATCAATGAGCAGGTGCTCAATGGATACCACAATAGACTGTTCCAGAAGGGGCTCAAGGGTTTGATTAAAAAATTCGACCAGGACTGTTTCTGGATCAGCGATTGTCGTCACCTGAACCATATCTATGATCACAGCATCCGAAAGTTAAATATTCATGAAGCCGAAGACCTGTTCAATCAGAGAAACAAAGGCACGGGGAAAGTACCCGAAAAGAAAGAGCTGACCCGATGGTTGGGTTCCTTTTGGGAAAAACCCGTCATCATCACATTAGGAGAAGAGGGGGCAATCGGAATTGACCAGGAAGGAAGACTGCAGGAAACACCGGGGATCAGCCTGATTGGACCTAGAGATACGGTAGGGGCGGGAGATGCTTTTCTGGCAGGACTGACCCTCACCATGGCCTCCGGATACCCCCTGAAAAAGGCTCTGTATCTGGGAAACTGTGCCGCCAGCGTTTCGGTGACCAAATTATTCGAAACAGGTCACCCCCGGGTGGATGAAGTCCTAGCCATGGGATCTTCCCCCGACTTTCGCTACAATCCGGAATTGGCTGGAGACAGTAGAGGTGCAAAATACCTGAAGGATAGTCCCGTAGAACTCACAGGTATAAGAGCGACAGGGAATCCAAGGGTTATCATCTTTGATCATGACGGAACCATATCCACCCTGCGTCAGGGTTGGGAACCCATCATGAAAGATGTTGTCCTTCGTTCTATCCTGGGAGACTCACTGAATCTGATTTCACAGTCAGAAATGAAGAGCATCAGTACTGCAGCAGAGGATATGATAGAGAAGACGACAGGTGTACAGACGATCATACAGATGCACCATCTCCAGGCTCTTGTAAAGTCCTACTCTTACATCCCTGAAGATGAGGTTCTCAGCCCTCTGGAATATAAAAAAATATACAACGACAAACTCATCCAGATGGTTTCGGCCCGTATCGATCTGTTTCGCCGGGGAATGCTGGATCTCAGGGATGTCACCATAAAAGGGGCCATCCCCTTTATACAATTCCTCAGAAAAGCCGGCATCACTCTCTATCTGGCAAGTGGAACGGATCAGGCGGATGTCCGTCAGGAAGCTGATACTCTCGGGTATGCAGATTTATTCAACGGCGGAATATTCGGTTCTATGGGAGATGTAGACTGTGATCCTAAAAAAATGGTGATCGAAAGGATATGCCGGAATCTCCCTGAGGGAACGAGACCGGAGGAGTGCTATGTCTTCGGCGATGGCCCTGTAGAGATGAGAGAAGCGGCTAAGCGGAATTTTACCAGGATAGGGCTTGTGAGTGACGAAAAACAGCGTTTCGGTGTGAATCTGGACAAAAGAAAGCGTCTGATCCTGGGAGGCGCTCAGGCACTGATACCCGATTTTTCATGGGCATCCCTCCTTACAGACCATCTGAAATGGGATCTCAAGGATAAAGGGGATCAATGATTATGAAATATTTTGACCGCAGCAAGATGGAGTTTTATCCTCTCAGTTCACGGAACAGCAAAGTCCTGATCACCGAAAGTGCCCTTCAGCCCGGCAGCGCCCCCCCTCCTCTCGAAGAGGTGTATCAGCATAAAATGGATCAGATAGCCCGGGAGATCATGAAGGCTCGTCGGAATGATCGTCCGGTCATGCTGACATTTGGTGCCCATGCCATCAAAAATGGATTGTCACTCCTCCTGGCAGCCCTCATCGAGGAGAACTGGGTGACTCACCTGGCCACCAATGGCGCGGGGGTCATTCATGACTGGGAGTTTGCCTTTCAGGGGTTGAGCTCTGAGGATGTCCGGGTCAATGTGGATAAAGGGACATTCGGCACCTGGGAAGAAACAGGATTCACACTCAATCTGGCCCTTGCAGCAGGCGCCTTTCGAGGCTGGGGTTACGGGGAATCCATAGGAGCCATGATCAGCTCGGGTGAAATTATTATCCCATCAGAGGAGGAATTGTACTCTTTACTAAGGGGAGAAAAAAACAGTGGAGAACTCTGGCAAAGAGCGGCGGCGGCAGACTTCCTGGACCTGATTCTGGCGGAAAATCTCAAGCCGGGACCCTTAATAATCAAGCATCCCTTTGCCGAATACAGCATTCAGGCCAGAGCCTTTGATGCGGGGGTACCCTTTACGAGTCATCCCATGTTTGGTCATGACATCATCTATACCCACAGGACCAACCGGGGAGCCGTCATCGGCCGCTGTGCTGAAAGGGACTTTTTGTGCTTTGCCGAATCTGTCTCCCGCTTAGAGGGTGGAGTGTATCTCTCCGTCGGCTCTGCAGTGATGTCTCCCATGATCTTTGAAAAATCACTCTCCATGGCCCGGAACATTGCCCGGAGGGATGGAAGAGTCATAAAAAATTGCCCCCTCCATGTTGTCGACATTCAGGAGCAGTCCTGGGACTGGAGTCGTGGCGAGCCTCCCATTGATAATCCGGCCTATTA containing:
- a CDS encoding PfkB family carbohydrate kinase; the protein is KALGAGQVDIYGVTGPDPFGETVKSILLKYGVSCSHIQTQKQHWHTHVYHKFYRDSREEPRCDIGNFNIVSPETVESLLHDIESNASNYQAIIINEQVLNGYHNRLFQKGLKGLIKKFDQDCFWISDCRHLNHIYDHSIRKLNIHEAEDLFNQRNKGTGKVPEKKELTRWLGSFWEKPVIITLGEEGAIGIDQEGRLQETPGISLIGPRDTVGAGDAFLAGLTLTMASGYPLKKALYLGNCAASVSVTKLFETGHPRVDEVLAMGSSPDFRYNPELAGDSRGAKYLKDSPVELTGIRATGNPRVIIFDHDGTISTLRQGWEPIMKDVVLRSILGDSLNLISQSEMKSISTAAEDMIEKTTGVQTIIQMHHLQALVKSYSYIPEDEVLSPLEYKKIYNDKLIQMVSARIDLFRRGMLDLRDVTIKGAIPFIQFLRKAGITLYLASGTDQADVRQEADTLGYADLFNGGIFGSMGDVDCDPKKMVIERICRNLPEGTRPEECYVFGDGPVEMREAAKRNFTRIGLVSDEKQRFGVNLDKRKRLILGGAQALIPDFSWASLLTDHLKWDLKDKGDQ